One window of Alkaliphilus metalliredigens QYMF genomic DNA carries:
- a CDS encoding TetR/AcrR family transcriptional regulator: MQKTKGEITKERIYITAKEMFYNKGYKKTTMKDIADELDISLGNLTYHFKTKDTIVINIFADYLDNIYEFIWDKVDSSADAYYKHFFVTIVFYKVILTNPNNKRFFGEIMKTKSFYKLLSDRISNIYQGFIQDYHLRVSPSQYKGILLADFGARREVMLSYLEGTIKMPIEDLAILIFSNTSKLLGIHEKIIFKTSHNAYTASKQYDYSQIKLLI, from the coding sequence ATGCAAAAAACAAAAGGTGAAATAACAAAAGAAAGAATTTATATTACTGCCAAAGAGATGTTCTACAATAAAGGGTATAAAAAAACTACAATGAAGGATATAGCCGATGAACTTGATATATCCTTAGGAAACTTGACCTATCATTTTAAAACCAAAGATACGATTGTCATAAATATTTTTGCTGATTATTTAGACAATATTTATGAATTTATTTGGGATAAAGTAGATAGTAGTGCAGACGCTTATTATAAACACTTTTTTGTAACTATAGTGTTTTATAAAGTTATTTTAACTAATCCAAATAACAAAAGATTTTTTGGTGAAATTATGAAGACAAAGTCTTTTTATAAATTATTATCCGATAGAATTAGTAATATTTATCAAGGTTTTATCCAAGACTACCATCTGAGAGTTTCTCCATCTCAATACAAGGGAATTCTATTAGCCGATTTTGGTGCAAGAAGAGAGGTTATGTTGAGTTACTTAGAAGGAACAATTAAAATGCCTATAGAGGATTTGGCTATACTTATATTTTCTAATACTAGTAAACTGTTAGGAATTCACGAAAAGATTATTTTCAAAACATCTCATAACGCCTATACTGCAAGCAAACAGTATGATTATTCACAAATAAAATTACTTATATAA